In the Kiloniellales bacterium genome, GTTGGCGGCCCGCGCAGCCGAGACCGCGGCGCGCAGGCGCGGGTTCATATCCGGATCGGGCAGCCCCGAGCGGGCGGCCACCGTGATCTCCCGGATCAGCTTGCCGAAGACCTTGGCGCGCTTTTTGTCCTGCGCGCCCTTGCGGTACATGATGTTCTTGAATTGCGAATGGCCCGCCATGACCCTTCGATCCCGATCAACTCATCTATATGCTGGTGGTAGCCAGAAAGACCCTACCATATCTTGCGGTGACGCAGGCAATCGCTTTGCTGCAGATAGAGCAGCTTTATGGCGACAACATGGCACCTGGCCGCGCGGCGCGCCCCTGGGGGGCGCCTGCGGTCATCCTCTAATCCGATGCGGACTTTACGTCAATTTAATCCACCCAATGACATCCTCCCGCCGGTGCAAGACGTTGAGATGGCGGGTCGAATGGCCACACTGCGAAAAGTTCCCGTGCTGCCCGGCAAGGTCGATCAGGCGGCAGCCGCCGGGGAGACGAATCTCCAGCTCGAGCGGGCCGCCGCCCTGGTCGGCGAGTTCACCGGCCAGAGCGCCCTGCCGGCGCTCGACCGGCTGCTGGAAGGCACCATCGCCGGTGACAAGGGCTCGGCCGAGGCCATTTCCGACCTGGCAGACGGTGTGACCCGCCAGACCGACCTGCTCTACGAGGAAGTGGCCCGCTTTCTGACCCTGGCGCCCGACCGGGCTAGCTGACCGGGTCCTTCGCCTTACCGGCCGCCGCGTCAAGCGCCGCGGGCAGTCTCGTCTGCAGCCGGCCGCCGAGCTGCACCGGCTCGATCCTCCGGGCCAGCCCCGTCCTGTCGTCCAGCTCCACGAAGACCCCGCAGAGCGTCCCTTCGCCCAGGGCTGGTGCGAAGCGCTCGCCCGGCAGCTTTCTGGTGAAGCGATTGAGCGGTTCGGACTTGTTCATGCCGATGACGGAATCGTAGTCGCCGCACATGCCCGCGTCGGTCTGATAGGCGGTGCCGCCAGGCAGGATCATGGCGTCGGCGGTCGGCACGTGGGTATGGGTGCCGATGCAGAGGCTAACCCGGCCGTCCACGAAGTGGCCCATGGCCATCTTCTCGCTGGTCGCCTCGCAGTGCAGGTCGACCACGATGGCGTCGACCGTGCCGCCCAGGCGCTGGCGCGACAGCGCCTGCTCGACGCAGGCGAAGGGATCGTCCAGGGGGTCCATGAAGGTGCGGCCCATCACGTTGAGCACCATGACCTTGCGGCCGCCCGCCGCGGGGAACACCGCCGCGCCCCGTCCCGGCGTGCCGGACGGGTAGTTCTGCGGCCTGAGCAGGCGGGGCTGCCGGTCGATGAAGGCCATCGCCTCGCGCTTGTCCCAGGAGTGGTTGCCGCCGGTGATCACGTCGACACCCAGGTCCAGGATTTCGGCGCAGATCTTCTCGGTGATGCCGAAGCCGCCGGCCGCGTTCTCGCCGTTGGCGATGACGAAGTCGAGGGCGAGCCGACGGCGCAGGTCGGGCAGATGGTCCGCCAGGGCTTGACGGCCGCTTCGGCCGACCAGGTCACCGCAGAACAGCAGTCTCATGCTCACCCTCGCTGGTTGCCAGGAGCTCGCGCTCGGTGGCGATCCAATCCATAGGCCGATCGGTGGGGCCGTGGGGCACGCGGGCCTGCTCCTGGCCGGCGTAGGCGAGCCCGACGGTCAGCGGGCGCCCGGCGCCCTGCAGCTTGGCGACGGTGCGGTCGTAGAAGCCGCCGCCGTAGCCCAGGCGCCAGCCGTTCCGGTCGAACGCCAGCAGCGGCACGAGCAGCAGATCGGGCAGGACCTCCGGCTGGTCGGGGCCCGGCTCGAGTAGGCCGAAGGCCGCCGGCACGAGCTCCACCTCGGGCGCCCAGCGTCGGAACGTCAGCGGCCGGTCCCGGCCGGTCACGACCGGCAGGCCGACGGGGTGGCCCCGCTCGGACAGCTGCGCCATCAGGGGGCGGGGGTCGAGTTCGTCGCCCTTCGGCCAATAGCCGGAAACCGGGGCGCCCGCGTCGAGCGGGATCCGGCCGTCGTCGAGCGCCGCGATCACGGCCTCGGCGATGGCGCCGCCGGCCCCCTCTGCGGCCGCCGCGGCCCGGGCCCGGCTCTGCTTGGCCGTGACCCGCAGGCGCTGCTTTTCGGCGTCGAGCCGGGACGGGAGGTCGGAAGCGGGCAAGGAGGCTCCTTGGTCAGGAATCCAGGTGGGGCTGCCGCGATGGCCGTTGACCGTCAATCATCCTCTGTGGCCTGCCTAAGCAGGTGGGCGCCATATACCGAAGCCACGGCTCCGGCAGGGACAGCTCCCAAGAGGTTCGGTATTGGCCGCAGGGATCGAGACGTCTGACGCACCTCGCAGCACGGACCCCGGACTTATCTAGGTCTCCTCGAGGCGGGCGGCAATAGATTCAATCTGGCTGGCGCAGCGATCCAGCGCCAGGGCGGCTTCAGCCGCGCCGGGCAGGGCGGACTCGCCGCCGGGCCCACCCCTGCTCTCCTCGAGCTCGCTCACGCGGGCGTTGGCCTCGGACAGCTCGTCGGCGATCAGAAGGCCGGTCATGACCAGGAGACGCGGTTCGTCGACCTGGCCGACCAGGGCGATCAGATCCTCGATCCGTTGGTTGATCAGGGCCCCGAGGCGGGTGAGATGAGGTTCCTCGCCGTCGTCGCAGACCACCGCGTAATTGCGGCCGTTTATCTTCAGTGTCACTTCGCCCACGGTTCGCTCCCGGCCGGATTATCCTTCTTGGCGGGTAAGCCGCCCGCGGCGGCCGCTCGCAGACTCACGGTCACTCTCCCAGCAAGACTTTCAGACGATTGATCGCCGTGTCGATGCGCACGCCGGCCTCCGCGGCGACCGCCTGCAGACGGGCGTTCTCCTGTGCCTTCTCCTCCAAGGCCTCGCGCAGGCCCTCGCGCGGGCCGCCGCCCTGCTCGACGCGCGCCACGACGGCCCGGTCGAGCCGCTCGACGGCGGACTGCAGCCTCCGGGTCGCTTCTTCCAGTTGCGCCATGTGTATACCGTTTCCTTCAGGCAGTCTGTGCACTACCCATGTTAAGTGCATTAACTAATGAACATAGGCGCGGCGGTTGCCGAGGGTCAACCGTCGCCCGCGCCAGGGTGCGCGGCGAGAATGACGCTCCCGCCAAAGTTATGGTCCCCTGAACCAAACGGCGGGGCAGTTTCTCCGTCATACTGCGATCCGCTCAGGCCGCATCGGAAGCCCGGCAGGTCGTACGCATGCCGGTTGACGAGGCGCGTCGAGGGCGGCATTTTGCCGCCGGGCCGGGCGGGGAGAGGCTCCTCCTGCGCAGAAGCACGGCGGCGGCTCGCTTGCAAGATAGGGTATCGATGGACGCAGCAACTTCGACTGCTTCGAAAGCGTCGGCCTCGGCGCCGGCCGCACGAGCGGACCACCGGGATATGGCCAACGCCATTCGTTTCCTCGCCATGGACGCGGTCCAGAGGGCGCGCTCCGGTCATCCGGGCATGCCGATGGGCATGGCCGATGTGGCGACGGTGCTGTTCACACGCTTCCTCAAGTTCGATCCGGCGCGGCCGGACTGGGCCGACCGCGACCGCTTCGTCCTCTCGGCCGGGCATGGCTCGATGCTGCTCTATGCCCTGTTGTACCTGACGGGTTACCGGGACATGACGCTGGAGGAGCTCAAGAACTTCCGTCAGCTCGGGAGCCGCACGGCGGGTCATCCGGAGTACGGCCACGCCGCGGGGGTCGAGACGACCACGGGACCCCTGGGCCAGGGCCTGGCGAACGCCGTCGGCATGGCGCTGGGCGAGCGAGTCATGAACGCGGCCTTCGGCGACGACCTGGTCGATCACTACACCTATGTGATCGCCGGCGACGGCTGCCTGATGGAGGGCGTCAGCCACGAGGCCGCATCGCTCGCCGGGCACCTCGGCCTCGGCCGCCTGATCGTCTTGTTCGACGACAATGGGATCTCGATCGACGGCCCGACGTCGCTCACGGTTTCCGACGACCACATCACGCGGTTCCGGTCTTACGGCTGGCAGGTCGAGGCGGTCGACGGCCACGACCCCGAAGCGATCGCCGCTGCGATCGCGGCGGCCCGCGAGACCGATCAGCCTTCCCTGATCGCCTGCCGCACGACCATCGGTTACGGCGCGCCGACCAAGGCCGGCACGGCGGCGACGCATGGCGCGCCGCTGGGCGATGAGGAGATCGCCGGCGCGCGCGAGGCGCTCGGTTGGAGCTACCCGGCATTCGAGATCCCGGCGGAGATCCTTGCCGCCTGGCGCGAGGCCGGCGCGCGCGGCGCCGAGGCCTCGGCCGTATGGGATCGGCGGCTGGCCGCGACCGATGCGGCGGCACGCGAAGAGTTCGAGCGCCGCGCCGAAGGGCGCCTGCCGGATCGCTGGCGCGACGCGGTTGTGGCCCTGAAGCAGGAGATCAGCGCTGCGGCCCCCTCGCAGGCGACCCGGATCTCGTCCCACAAGGTGCTGGAGGCGCTCGCCGCGAAGATTCCGGAGCTGGTCGGCGGCTCGGCCGACCTGACCGGGTCGAACAACACCCGGGCCGCGGGGCAGGAGCTCATCTCGCGCGAGGACTACGGCGGCAGCTACATCCACTACGGCGTCCGCGAGCACGCCATGGCCGCCGCCATGAACGGCCTGGCGCTGCACGGCGGCGTGATCCCCTACGGCGGCACGTTCCTCGTCTTCACTGACTACTGCCGGCCGTCGATCCGGCTCTCGGCGCTGATGGGCCTTGGCGTGGTCTACGTCATGACGCACGACTCGATCGGCCTCGGCGAGGACGGCCCGACCCATCAGCCGATCGAGCACCTGGCCGCGCTGCGGGCAATGCCGAACCTGATGGTGTTCCGGCCGGCCGACGCCGTCGAGACGGCGGAGTGCTGGGCCCTGGCGATGGAGCACCGCAGCCGCCCCTCGGTTCTGGCCCTGACCCGCCAGAACCTGCCGACCGTCCGGGGCGAGCACACCAAAGAAAACCTCTCGGCCCACGGCGGCTACATTCTGGCGCCCTCTGACCGGGCCCGGGAGGTTTCGCTGATCTCTTCCGGCTCCGAGGTGTCGATCGCGCTCAAGGCGCAGGCGCTGCTGCGCGACGAGGGAATCTCCGCGGCGGTGGTCTCGATGCCCTGCTGGGAGCTGTTCGAGGAACAGACCCAGCACTACCGCGACGAGGTGCTGGGCCCCGGCGCCCTGCACATCGCGGTCGAGGCCGCGGTGCCCTTCGGCTGGGAGCGCTGGATCGAGTCCGGCGGCGGTTTCGTCGGCATGCGCTCGTTCGGCGCCTCGGCACCGGGCGGCGCGCTCTACGAGCATTTCAAGATCACGCCCGAGGCGGTCGTCGAGGCCGTGAAGGCCCGGCTCTAGCGTTATCCAAGGCAGGGGGAAGTGGAGGCCATGGAACAGCATACCCTGGAACAGACAGCAGAGGCCCTGGTGGCGGCCGGGAAAGGTATCCTGGCGGCCGACGAGAGCGCCGGCACGATCAAGAAGCGCTTCGACACGATCGGAGTCGAGTCGACCGAGGACAACCGGCGCGACTACCGCGAGCTGCTGTTCCGTGCGCCCGGCGCAGGCGACTTCATCAGCGGGGTGATCCTGTTCGACGAGACGATCCGCCAGAAGGCGGCCGACGGCACGCCCCTGGTCAAGGTGATCGAAAAGGCCGGCATCATCCCCGGCATCAAGGTCGACAAGGGCGCCAAACCGCTCGCTGGCCAGCCGGGCGAGACCGTCACCGAGGGCCTGGACGGTCTGCGGGAGCGCCTCGCCGAGTACCGCGAGCTGGGTGCGCGCTTCGCCAAGTGGCGCGCGGTCTACAAGATCGGCGAGGATATCCCGGGCGCGACCTGCATCACGGCGAACGGCCACGCCCTGGCGCGCTATGCCGCCCTGGTTCAGGAGGCGGGCATGGTGCCGATCGTCGAGCCGGAAGTGCTGATGGACGGCGATCACGATATCGAGGTCTGCTACCAGGTGACGGAAGAGGTGCTGCTCAACGTCTTCGCGGAGCTCTCGTTGCACGACGTCCTGCTCGAAGGGATGCTGCTGAAGTGCAACATGGTCCTGTCGGGCAGCGAGTGTCCGGATCAGGCGGGCGTCGAGGAGGTCGCGGCGCACACGCTGACCTGCCTGCGGCGAACCGTGCCGGCCGCCGTTCCGGGTATCGCCTTCCTCTCCGGCGGCCAGTCGGACGAGGACGCCACCCTGCACCTCAACGCGATGAACAAGCAGGCGCCCGACGCGCCGTGGCGCCTGAGCTTTTCCTACGGCCGCGCGCTGCAAGGCGCGCCGCTCAAGGCCTGGGGCGGCAAAGCGGAGAACACCAAGGCCGCCCAGGCCGCGCTTTTCGAGCGCGCCAAGGCGAACGGAGAGGCGACGCAGGGCCGCTACGCGGCCTGACAGCGCGCCGGCGGATGATCACAAGGGAGGGCTAGAATGGCGGTCAAGGTAGGGATCAACGGGTTCGGGCGGATCGGGCGCCTGGTTTTTCGTGCGGCCATGGAATCGGGGCGCGACGACGTCGAGTTCGTCGCGATCAACGACCTTGGCACGGCGGAATCCAACGCGCGCCTGCTGAAATACGATTCGGTCCACGGTCCCTTCCCGGGCACGATCGAGGTCAGCGAAGACTCCCTCACTGTGAACGGCAAGAGGGTCAAGGTCCTGGCCGAGCGGGACCCGGCGAAGCTGCCTTGGGGCGATCTCGGGGTCGACATCGTCATGGAGTGCACCGGCATCTTCAACAGTAAGGAGAAGGCCTCGCTGCACCTGGAAGGCGGCGCCAAGAAGGTCCTGGTCTCCGCGCCGGCTTCGGGCGCCGACATCACGGTGGTCTACGGCATCAACGACGACAAGCTGGAGGCCGGCCACACCGTGGTCTCCAACGCCTCCTGCACCACCAACTGCCTGGTGCCGGTCGCCCACGTGCTGGACCAGCTGGTCGGCATCAAGCACGGCTTCATGACGACGATCCACGCCTACACGGGTGACCAGCCCACGGTCGACACTCTGCACAAGGATCCGCGCCGCGCCCGGGCCGCCGCGCTCTCCATGATCCCCACGTCGACCGGCGCGGCGCGCGCGGTCGGCCTCGTGCTGCCCCAGCTCCAGGGCAAGCTCGACGGCACGGCGATCCGGGTGCCGACTCCGAACGTCAGCCTGGTCGACCTGACCATCGAGGCCGAGAAGAAGACCACGGCCGAGGCGGTCAACGCCGCCATGGAGGAGGCGGCCGGCAGCAATCGCCTCAAGGGCGTTCTGGTGGTCAATAACGAGCCCCTGGTGTCCATGGACTTCAACCACAACGCGGCCAGCTCGACCTTCGACAGCACGCAGACCCAGGTTCTGGACGAGACCTGCGTCCGGGTTTTGTCCTGGTACGACAACGAGTGGGGCTTCTCCAACCGCATGAGCGACACGGCCGTCGCCATGGCCAGGCTGCTCTAACCGATTGATATCCAGCGGATTTACATGCTTTGGCGGAACCGCGAAGCGCTTCCGTCAAACCATGATCCGCTCTAGGCGCCGCGCCGACTTCAGCGGCGAAGCCCTCTCTGGTCTATGATCCGGCCATGATCGGCCGGGTCATCATCGTTCATTCACTCGATCACGCGCGCGCGGCGCTGGGGGCGGCCCGGGAACTGGGTGCGCCGGTGACGCTGGCCACGGCGCCCGCCGCCTCGGCCTACCTGGGGCCGGCCTGGCTGCCCGAGGTTGCCGCGCTCGCGGCCGAAGCGGTCCCGGACGTCGACTGTAGCCTGCTGCTCGACTGCGGCGACCGGGCCGGCGACGTCATGGCGGCGCTGCGGGCGGGCGTGTCCCAGGTGGTGTTCGACGGCCCCGAGGCGGTCGCCGCGAAGCTCGACGCCATCGCCGAGGACTGCGGGGGCAGGCTGCTGCGGGTGCGCCCACCCAGCCTCGACCTCATGGCGCGCGACGACGCGCTCGAGGCCTGCCGCGACTGGCTTAGGGGCGGGCCGTCATGACCGCTCCCGGACCGGGAAGCCGTTACGGCCCGCCGGCCTTTCGCGCCGCCAGGATGCGGACCAGGATCTCCTCGCTGTTGCGGACGCCGCGGTTGTTGTAGTTGCCCGCCAGGTGGGTCACGACCAGCTTCGTCTCGGGCAGGATGAAGAGGCGCTGATCGCCGTTTCCGGCGGCCCGCAGGATCGGCTGCGGCGTTTCGCCCTCGATCTGGCCGGGATACCACATGAAGCCGTAGCCGTAGGTGCCGTCGGGAAACCAGGGAATCCGCTCGACCCAGCGCTTGGAGCAGAGCGCGACCCAGCGCGCCGGAACGACCTGCCGGTCCTGCCACCTGCCGCCGTGCAGCATGACCGAGCCGATCTTGGCCAGGTCCCGGGGCCGCAGCCGGAGTCCCGAGGCGGCGCTGGGCGAGGTATCCCAGGCCCGAGAGCCGATCCATTCGTAATCAGAGATGCCCAGGGGCCGGAACAGAACCTCCTCCGCGAAGGCGTCGATCGTGCGGCCGGTGCGGCGTTCGATCAGGCCGGCCAGAACCTGGGTCAGCCCGCCGCTGTAGTACCACCGGCTTCCGGCCGGCTCGCGTTGCGGCCGGGCCAGCACCATGGCCACGGGGTCGCGGGTGTAGGCCATGCGGATCTCGTCATTGTCTCGGTCGGTGTAGGGGACCTCCATCTCGTTCCATTCCAGACCGGCGGTCATGGTCAGCGCGTGGCGAAGGGTGACGGTCTCGACCCCGGGTGCGAACGAAGCGGCGAGGTCGGGAAAATAGGCCGGCAAGCGGGTGTCCAGGGCGGTCTCGTAGTCGCCGTCGAGTGCGATGCCCAAGAGCAGCGTGGTGACGCTCTTGGTGACCGATCTGAGATCGTGGAGCGTGTCGCGTCGGAAGACGACCCGGCCCAGCGGGTCGCCCCAGCGTTCGTCGCTGCCGGCGAAGTATTCTTCGTAGACCAGTCGGCCGTCGTACTCGATCAGCAGCGCGTGGGTATTGGGGTACCTGCCGTCGAGGATGTCCTGGGTTAGCCGGACCAGGGCCGCCGTGTCGAGGTCGGCGCGCTCGGCCGGCCCGACCGGCCAGCCGTCGTCGAGCCGCGGTGGCGGCTGGTAGACCGCCGGACCGGCGCGCTCGGGTTCCGCCGTGCAGGCGACCGGCCCCAGAAGCAGGGCCGTTAGCGCCAGCGCCATGAACCGTCGGGTTGCCGTGGACATTCCAGGCCCTTTCCCTGGCGGACTATAGACCCGATCGGTGCGCAGGCCAAAGTCATGCCCGCCGGACCGGAGAAGCGCCGCTTCCGCTTGCCTCCCCAGGAACGCGCTGTTAGCTTCCGCGCGCCCGAAGACCCACCTCTTAAGCGACCGGAATTTCGCCATGAAGATCAATGGCAACGCCATTCGCCCCGGCAATGTTATCGAGCACAAGGACCGCCTCTGGCGCGCTGTCAAGATCCAGCACACCCAGCCCGGCAAGGGCGGCGCCTACCTTCAGGTCGAGCTGAAGGACATCCGGGACGGCACCAAGCTGAACGAGCGGTTCCGCGCCAGCGAGGACGTCGAGCGCGTGCGCCTGGACCAGAAGGAGTTCCAGTATCTCTACGCCGACGGCGACAGCTACACCT is a window encoding:
- the tkt gene encoding transketolase translates to MANAIRFLAMDAVQRARSGHPGMPMGMADVATVLFTRFLKFDPARPDWADRDRFVLSAGHGSMLLYALLYLTGYRDMTLEELKNFRQLGSRTAGHPEYGHAAGVETTTGPLGQGLANAVGMALGERVMNAAFGDDLVDHYTYVIAGDGCLMEGVSHEAASLAGHLGLGRLIVLFDDNGISIDGPTSLTVSDDHITRFRSYGWQVEAVDGHDPEAIAAAIAAARETDQPSLIACRTTIGYGAPTKAGTAATHGAPLGDEEIAGAREALGWSYPAFEIPAEILAAWREAGARGAEASAVWDRRLAATDAAAREEFERRAEGRLPDRWRDAVVALKQEISAAAPSQATRISSHKVLEALAAKIPELVGGSADLTGSNNTRAAGQELISREDYGGSYIHYGVREHAMAAAMNGLALHGGVIPYGGTFLVFTDYCRPSIRLSALMGLGVVYVMTHDSIGLGEDGPTHQPIEHLAALRAMPNLMVFRPADAVETAECWALAMEHRSRPSVLALTRQNLPTVRGEHTKENLSAHGGYILAPSDRAREVSLISSGSEVSIALKAQALLRDEGISAAVVSMPCWELFEEQTQHYRDEVLGPGALHIAVEAAVPFGWERWIESGGGFVGMRSFGASAPGGALYEHFKITPEAVVEAVKARL
- the gap gene encoding type I glyceraldehyde-3-phosphate dehydrogenase, with the protein product MAVKVGINGFGRIGRLVFRAAMESGRDDVEFVAINDLGTAESNARLLKYDSVHGPFPGTIEVSEDSLTVNGKRVKVLAERDPAKLPWGDLGVDIVMECTGIFNSKEKASLHLEGGAKKVLVSAPASGADITVVYGINDDKLEAGHTVVSNASCTTNCLVPVAHVLDQLVGIKHGFMTTIHAYTGDQPTVDTLHKDPRRARAAALSMIPTSTGAARAVGLVLPQLQGKLDGTAIRVPTPNVSLVDLTIEAEKKTTAEAVNAAMEEAAGSNRLKGVLVVNNEPLVSMDFNHNAASSTFDSTQTQVLDETCVRVLSWYDNEWGFSNRMSDTAVAMARLL
- a CDS encoding fructose-bisphosphate aldolase class I; its protein translation is MEQHTLEQTAEALVAAGKGILAADESAGTIKKRFDTIGVESTEDNRRDYRELLFRAPGAGDFISGVILFDETIRQKAADGTPLVKVIEKAGIIPGIKVDKGAKPLAGQPGETVTEGLDGLRERLAEYRELGARFAKWRAVYKIGEDIPGATCITANGHALARYAALVQEAGMVPIVEPEVLMDGDHDIEVCYQVTEEVLLNVFAELSLHDVLLEGMLLKCNMVLSGSECPDQAGVEEVAAHTLTCLRRTVPAAVPGIAFLSGGQSDEDATLHLNAMNKQAPDAPWRLSFSYGRALQGAPLKAWGGKAENTKAAQAALFERAKANGEATQGRYAA
- a CDS encoding cell division protein ZapA, which encodes MGEVTLKINGRNYAVVCDDGEEPHLTRLGALINQRIEDLIALVGQVDEPRLLVMTGLLIADELSEANARVSELEESRGGPGGESALPGAAEAALALDRCASQIESIAARLEET
- a CDS encoding class II fructose-bisphosphate aldolase, giving the protein MIGRVIIVHSLDHARAALGAARELGAPVTLATAPAASAYLGPAWLPEVAALAAEAVPDVDCSLLLDCGDRAGDVMAALRAGVSQVVFDGPEAVAAKLDAIAEDCGGRLLRVRPPSLDLMARDDALEACRDWLRGGPS
- a CDS encoding TIGR00282 family metallophosphoesterase; its protein translation is MRLLFCGDLVGRSGRQALADHLPDLRRRLALDFVIANGENAAGGFGITEKICAEILDLGVDVITGGNHSWDKREAMAFIDRQPRLLRPQNYPSGTPGRGAAVFPAAGGRKVMVLNVMGRTFMDPLDDPFACVEQALSRQRLGGTVDAIVVDLHCEATSEKMAMGHFVDGRVSLCIGTHTHVPTADAMILPGGTAYQTDAGMCGDYDSVIGMNKSEPLNRFTRKLPGERFAPALGEGTLCGVFVELDDRTGLARRIEPVQLGGRLQTRLPAALDAAAGKAKDPVS
- a CDS encoding serine hydrolase translates to MSTATRRFMALALTALLLGPVACTAEPERAGPAVYQPPPRLDDGWPVGPAERADLDTAALVRLTQDILDGRYPNTHALLIEYDGRLVYEEYFAGSDERWGDPLGRVVFRRDTLHDLRSVTKSVTTLLLGIALDGDYETALDTRLPAYFPDLAASFAPGVETVTLRHALTMTAGLEWNEMEVPYTDRDNDEIRMAYTRDPVAMVLARPQREPAGSRWYYSGGLTQVLAGLIERRTGRTIDAFAEEVLFRPLGISDYEWIGSRAWDTSPSAASGLRLRPRDLAKIGSVMLHGGRWQDRQVVPARWVALCSKRWVERIPWFPDGTYGYGFMWYPGQIEGETPQPILRAAGNGDQRLFILPETKLVVTHLAGNYNNRGVRNSEEILVRILAARKAGGP
- a CDS encoding 5-formyltetrahydrofolate cyclo-ligase, translated to MPASDLPSRLDAEKQRLRVTAKQSRARAAAAAEGAGGAIAEAVIAALDDGRIPLDAGAPVSGYWPKGDELDPRPLMAQLSERGHPVGLPVVTGRDRPLTFRRWAPEVELVPAAFGLLEPGPDQPEVLPDLLLVPLLAFDRNGWRLGYGGGFYDRTVAKLQGAGRPLTVGLAYAGQEQARVPHGPTDRPMDWIATERELLATSEGEHETAVLR